A portion of the Stella humosa genome contains these proteins:
- a CDS encoding orotate phosphoribosyltransferase, giving the protein MPDSVNIAPPTEAARTVARILIEIKAVLFRPEQPFIFTSGRASPVYIDCRRIISFPRARRRIMDLAATAIENEIGFENIDAVAGGETAGIPFAAWLAERLMLPMLYVRKKPKGFGRDAQIEGALTEGARVLLVEDLATDGGSKLHFVEALRKAGAECAHTFVVFHYGIFPESVANLKAEGVGLHGLCTWWDVLATAEDEGYFPPETTHAVRAFLEKPVEWSLAHGGKL; this is encoded by the coding sequence ATGCCCGACTCCGTCAATATCGCCCCCCCGACCGAGGCCGCGCGCACCGTCGCGCGCATCCTGATCGAGATCAAGGCCGTGCTGTTCCGCCCGGAACAGCCGTTCATCTTCACGTCCGGCCGCGCCAGCCCGGTCTATATCGACTGCCGCCGGATCATCTCGTTCCCGCGCGCGCGGCGCCGCATCATGGACCTGGCCGCGACCGCCATCGAGAACGAGATCGGCTTCGAGAACATCGACGCCGTGGCCGGCGGCGAGACCGCCGGCATCCCGTTCGCCGCCTGGCTGGCCGAGCGATTGATGCTGCCGATGCTCTATGTCCGCAAGAAGCCCAAGGGCTTCGGCCGCGACGCCCAGATCGAGGGCGCGCTGACCGAGGGCGCGCGCGTCCTGCTGGTGGAGGACCTGGCGACCGATGGCGGCAGCAAGCTCCACTTCGTCGAGGCGCTGCGCAAGGCCGGCGCAGAATGCGCGCATACCTTCGTCGTCTTCCACTACGGCATCTTCCCCGAGAGCGTGGCCAACCTGAAGGCCGAGGGTGTCGGCCTGCACGGGCTCTGCACCTGGTGGGACGTGCTGGCGACGGCCGAGGACGAAGGCTACTTCCCGCCCGAAACCACCCACGCGGTGCGGGCGTTCCTGGAGAAGCCGGTGGAGTGGTCGCTCGCCCACGGCGGCAAGCTGTAA